AGATAGAATTTATAGGTTCATCCCTGAATGCCTCTGCAGGAAGCGATTACATAACAATAACATTGTCAGTACTTAAAAAAGACATTGAAAAAGGATTTGAGCTGTTTTCAGATATAATCCTGAATCCTGTTTTCCCTCAGGAAGAGATAAACAGAAAAAAAGATATGATAAAAGGTTCTTTGAAACGAGAAGAAGAAGACCCGTCTTTTCTTGCCAGCCGCGCATTCAATAATGCTGTTTTTGGAGAACATCCATATGGGAGACTGGTTGAAGGCTCTGTTGAAACCATATCAGCAATTACAAAAAAAGATATTCTTAAATTTCATTCAGATTATTTTCTTCCCAACAATGCGATACTCTCTGTTGTCGGTGATCTAAAGCAATCAGATCTCGACACACTTATAAAAAAATATTTTGACACATGGAAGTCCCTTCAGCTGCCAGACAAACGCATTAATCCGATGCCTGAAGAAAAAATACAGAAAGTAATAAAAATCGAAAAAGATGTCACACAGGCGACAATAATGCTTGGTCATCTATGCATCAGCAGGGACAATCCTGATTATTATGCGCTTTCAGTTATGAATTATATTCTCGGCGGCGGAGGTTTTTCGTCGAGGCTTATGCAGAAGGTGAGAGATGATATGGGACTTGCATATGATATACACAGCTATTTTATCCCGAGCAAAGAAAAAGGCGCTTTTCAGGTAACGGCGCAGACAAAGAATGAATCTGCGAATATTGTGGTTGAAGAGATATTGAAAGAAATAAAGAAGATAAAAAAAGATCTTGTAAGTGATGATGAGCTTTCTGATGCAAAGGCATATCTTACAGGAAGTTTCCCGCGCAGACTTGAGACAAACAGAAAGATTGCTGATTTCCTTGCAATGATTGAATTCTATAATCTTGGCGCTGATTATGACAACAAATATATTTCATCAATAAATGCTGTTACAAAGGAAGATGTATTAAGGACTGCTCAAAAGTATCTTGACTCTGAGAATTTTGTGCTTGCTGTTGTGGCAGATCAGAAAAAAGCAGACCTGAAATATTAAGTCTCATTCAGTAAAAGTTTTTTAAATTCATCCGGAAATTTTTGAACCCTGCCTTCTTTGTTCACGCATGCAAGTTTGACCTGAGCCTCTATAAGGAGTTTATCCCCTTTGAATATGCGGTGTTTAATTATCAGCGAGGCATTTTTCAGTTCAGCAATCTCTGATGTGATATCAATGATGTCTCCAAGCCTTGCAGATTGTTTGTAGCTTATATCCACATGTGCCACTACAAACATGCAGCCTTTTTCATGATATTCGGCTACATTAATGTTGTATCCCTGAAAAAATTCTGTCCTTGAACGCTCAAGATATTTGAGATAATTTGCATAGTAGACAACTCCACCGGCATCTGTGTCGTCATAATAGATTTTTATGCTTATCTTATTGTTCATGGTTTTGCCTTCTTACTATAATTTGCGAAGGAGCTGCAAATCAAGTCTCTTATACTTGTCAAGGTATTTAGAGTAAAGTTATAATTCAATAGTAACTAATACGGGAATATTTGTAAGTAACCAATCTTTGATTTTCTAATATGGCGCTCAGAGACATTATAGGACATAAAAAACAGATTAATATCCTGCTCGGCACAATTAAGAGGGACAGGATCTCTTCAGCATATCTTTTTGCCGGAGAATCAGGTATTGGCAAAAAAACTGCTGCGATTAATTTTGCAAAAGTTCTGAACTGCAAAAATCCCAAAGAAGACGACTCCTGCGATGAATGCGCATCCTGCAGAAAGATTGACGCAGGAACACACCCTGATTTTCTCATTATATCGCCTGAAAAAGGAGAGATATGTGTTGAGGAAGTAAGGAACATAGAGGAAACCCTGTCGTTTGCGCCTTATGAAGGCAAAAGAAGGATTGTGATAGTTGATGATTCTGAGACCATGAATTCATTTGCAGCAAATGCATTTTTAAAAACCTTGGAAGAGCCTCCGCACAGGAGCACGATAATTCTCATTACATCAAGCCCTGACAGACTGCCTGAGACTATAAGGTCAAGATGTTCGAGGATAAATTTCTCTTCATTATCTCCTGAGATGTGCAGGGCAGTAATAATAAGAGCTGAAGGTAAAAACCTTAAAGCTGAAAAACAGGTTTTGACTCTTGCAAGGCTTTCTATGGGACGGCCGGGGCTTACAGTATCAGACGATCTTATTGAGGAAAGAAATTCGTGCATTAAGGTTATCAAGGCAATGCTGGATTGGGAAGATAAAGGAGTCTGGGCTGACAAAGAAGAAATGGAGAAGTGGTTCGATTCTGTCTCAATATTGATAAGAGACATGGCTATTCAAAAAATAATGAATAAAGATGATATGCTTGTTAATGCAGATATAGGAAATGCGGTCAAAGGCATGTCTGGCTCGATGAGCATTGATGCTATGCTTGAGCTTTATTCAAGGGTAGCCCTGCTTAAGACGTATCTTAAGTTTAATCTTAATAAGGCAGTAACATGGAATTACCTGTGTGCAAGCTTCAGCAAGAACATGCAGGGGAAATCGTCTCTAGATAACAAGAGGAGTGCATAAGATGCCAGATGTAATAGGAATAAAATTTAAACAAGGCGGCAAGGTATATGATTTTGAGGTTGATGATTCGATAGAATTTATCAAAGGAGAATACGCTATTGTCGAGTCAGAGCTTGGCTTGAGCATTGGAAAAGTGGTAACTGAAAGACACATTATAGGAAGTCACGGGAAAGAACTGAAAAAGATTTTGCGAAAGGCAACTGAGGAAGATTTCAAGCATAAACAAGACAATGAAAGTTTTGAAAAAGAGGCAAGGACATACTGTCTTGAGAGGATCGAAGCGCGCGAACTTCCAATGAAACTTATCTCAATAGAATCAACTCTTGATAAGAAAAGACTTGTTTTTTACTTTACCGCAGACGGGAGAATAGATTTCAGAGAAATCGTTAAAGACCTTGCTGCAAAGTTTAAGACCCGAATTGAGATGAGGCAGATTGGGGTAAGGGACGAGGCAAAAATAGTCGGCGGTTTTGGCATGTGCGGAAGAGAGCTGTGCTGCAAGACATTTCTTGTCTCATTTGAACCTATATCGATCAAAATGGCTAAACAACAGGAACTTGTGCTGAATATGAGCAAGCTGTCAGGTATATGCGGGAGATTGATGTGCTGTCTTGGATATGAATGCGCTGAGGACAGGAATGGAAGCCCTGTTATCGAAGACACAAGTGTTATAACAGGCGATGCGATTTCTATCGATGTAAATCAACACTCAAACACAGATTTAAATGGAGAAACAAAAACGTATAAGGATCAGTCTGCTGTTTCTAAAAATCCAGATGCAGCTAAAGATAATCAAGCAGATAAGAACAACAAAAAATTTAAAAAGTGGCCATGGAAAAAACACAAGAAATGAAAGAAAAATTCTACGTAACAACGCCAATTTATTATGTTAATGATGTTCCTCACATTGGCCATGCATATACAACCATAGCAGCAGACATACTTTCAAGATATTACAGATTGATGGGTAGAGAAGTGTTTTTTTTAACAGGCACTGATGAACATGGACAAAAGGTTGAAAAAGCAGCCCTTGAAAAAGGGAGAACACCAAAAGAACATGCAGATC
The window above is part of the Nitrospiraceae bacterium genome. Proteins encoded here:
- a CDS encoding stage 0 sporulation protein gives rise to the protein MPDVIGIKFKQGGKVYDFEVDDSIEFIKGEYAIVESELGLSIGKVVTERHIIGSHGKELKKILRKATEEDFKHKQDNESFEKEARTYCLERIEARELPMKLISIESTLDKKRLVFYFTADGRIDFREIVKDLAAKFKTRIEMRQIGVRDEAKIVGGFGMCGRELCCKTFLVSFEPISIKMAKQQELVLNMSKLSGICGRLMCCLGYECAEDRNGSPVIEDTSVITGDAISIDVNQHSNTDLNGETKTYKDQSAVSKNPDAAKDNQADKNNKKFKKWPWKKHKK
- a CDS encoding insulinase family protein, with protein sequence MRSERLRKLKVVFFLLFLFTFCYSLTSNVFALDVKKTVLDNGLTVLQSEKHNLPVVMVTMIIKTSILDESKEKAGLAHLTAKLLDEGTKTKKASEIREEIEFIGSSLNASAGSDYITITLSVLKKDIEKGFELFSDIILNPVFPQEEINRKKDMIKGSLKREEEDPSFLASRAFNNAVFGEHPYGRLVEGSVETISAITKKDILKFHSDYFLPNNAILSVVGDLKQSDLDTLIKKYFDTWKSLQLPDKRINPMPEEKIQKVIKIEKDVTQATIMLGHLCISRDNPDYYALSVMNYILGGGGFSSRLMQKVRDDMGLAYDIHSYFIPSKEKGAFQVTAQTKNESANIVVEEILKEIKKIKKDLVSDDELSDAKAYLTGSFPRRLETNRKIADFLAMIEFYNLGADYDNKYISSINAVTKEDVLRTAQKYLDSENFVLAVVADQKKADLKY
- the holB gene encoding DNA polymerase III subunit delta' codes for the protein MALRDIIGHKKQINILLGTIKRDRISSAYLFAGESGIGKKTAAINFAKVLNCKNPKEDDSCDECASCRKIDAGTHPDFLIISPEKGEICVEEVRNIEETLSFAPYEGKRRIVIVDDSETMNSFAANAFLKTLEEPPHRSTIILITSSPDRLPETIRSRCSRINFSSLSPEMCRAVIIRAEGKNLKAEKQVLTLARLSMGRPGLTVSDDLIEERNSCIKVIKAMLDWEDKGVWADKEEMEKWFDSVSILIRDMAIQKIMNKDDMLVNADIGNAVKGMSGSMSIDAMLELYSRVALLKTYLKFNLNKAVTWNYLCASFSKNMQGKSSLDNKRSA
- a CDS encoding acyl-CoA thioesterase codes for the protein MNNKISIKIYYDDTDAGGVVYYANYLKYLERSRTEFFQGYNINVAEYHEKGCMFVVAHVDISYKQSARLGDIIDITSEIAELKNASLIIKHRIFKGDKLLIEAQVKLACVNKEGRVQKFPDEFKKLLLNET